A region of Arabidopsis thaliana chromosome 5, partial sequence DNA encodes the following proteins:
- the VTC5 gene encoding GDP-L-galactose phosphorylase VITAMIN C DEFECTIVE 5 (VTC5) (VITAMIN C DEFECTIVE 5 (VTC5); BEST Arabidopsis thaliana protein match is: mannose-1-phosphate guanylyltransferase (GDP)s;GDP-galactose:mannose-1-phosphate guanylyltransferases;GDP-galactose:glucose-1-phosphate guanylyltransferases;GDP-galactose:myoinositol-1-phosphate guanylyltransferases;glucose-1-phosphate guanylyltransferase (GDP)s;galactose-1-phosphate guanylyltransferase (GDP)s;GDP-D-glucose phosphorylases;quercetin 4'-O-glucosyltransferases (TAIR:AT4G26850.1); Has 1807 Blast hits to 1807 proteins in 277 species: Archae - 0; Bacteria - 0; Metazoa - 736; Fungi - 347; Plants - 385; Viruses - 0; Other Eukaryotes - 339 (source: NCBI BLink).), translating to MLLKIKRVPTVVSNYQKDETVEEGGCGRNCLSKCCINGARLPLYTCKNLDKSVGENTESPVTFLESLVIGEWEDRFQRGLFRYDVTACETKVIPGKYGFIAQLNEGRHLKKRPTEFRVDKVLQPFDGNKFNFTKVGQEELLFQFKASTNDDDSEIQFLASMPLDADNSPSVVAINVSPIEYGHVLLIPRVLDCLPQRIDHKSLLLALQMAAEADNPYFRLGYNSLGAFATINHLHFQAYYLAMQFPIEKASSLKITTTNNGVKISKLLNYPVRGLLVEGGNTIKDLADTVSDASVCLQNNNIPFNILISDSGKRIFLLPQCYAEKQALGEVSSTLLDTQVNPAVWEMSGHMVLKRKEDYEGASEEKAWRLLAEVSLSEERFREVNTMIFDAIGFSSHEEEEEEELEEQNSMNGGSFTIVHCPSVKEEAVSN from the exons ATGTTGTTGAAGATCAAAAGAGTTCCAACAGTTGTATCGAATTATCAAAAAGATGAGACAGTTGAAGAAGGTGGATGTGGTCGGAATTGTCTGAGCAAGTGTTGCATCAATG GGGCAAGACTTCCTTTATATACCTGCAAGAATCTTGATAAATCCGTCGGAGAGAACACAGAATCTCCGGTGACGTTCCTCGAATCCTTAGTTATTGGAGAG TGGGAAGATCGTTTCCAAAGAGGTCTTTTTCGCTATGATGTCACCGCCTGCGAAACCAAG GTTATACCGGGGAAGTACGGTTTCATTGCGCAGCTGAATGAAGGTCGGCATCTCAAGAAGAGACCAACCGAGTTCCGTGTTGACAAAGTTCTTCAACCATTTGATggaaacaaattcaatttcaCTAAAGTTGGTCAAGAAGAGTTGCTTTTCCAGTTTAAAGCTAGCactaatgatgatgatagtgaAATTCAGTTCTTGGCGAGTATGCCTCTAGACGCTGATAATTCTCCTAGCGTCGTTGCAATCAAT GTGAGTCCGATTGAGTATGGGCATGTGTTGCTGATTCCTCGTGTTCTTGATTGCTTACCTCAAAGGATTGATCACAAAAGCCTTTTGCTTGCTCTTCAAATGGCGGCTGAAGCCGATAATCCGTATTTCCGACTTGGATACAACAGTCTAGGCGCTTTCGCTACCATTAACCATCTTCACTTTCAG GCTTACTATTTGGCAATGCAATTCCCGATAGAGAAAGCTTCTTCCTTGAAGATCACTACCACCAATAATGGCgtcaaaatctctaaactctTGAATTACCCTGTGAGAGGTCTTCTAGTTGAAGGTGGAAACACCATTAAAGATCTCGCAGATACTGTATCAGACGCATCCGTTTGTCTTCAGAACAACAACATTCCTTTCAACATTCTCATCTCTGACTCTGGCAAACGAATCTTCCTTCTCCCTCAG TGTTACGCAGAGAAACAGGCTTTAGGAGAAGTTAGCTCAACGCTATTGGATACGCAAGTGAATCCAGCGGTTTGGGAGATGAGTGGACACATGGTGTTGAAGAGGAAAGAAGACTATGAAGGAGCGTCAGAAGAGAAGGCATGGAGGTTACTAGCTGAAGTTTCTTTATCAGAGGAGAGATTCAGAGAAGTTAACACTATGATATTTGATGCCATCGGTTTTAGTAgtcacgaagaagaagaagaagaggagctTGAAGAGCAGAATTCGATGAATGGTGGCAGCTTCACAATAGTGCATTGTCCTTCAGTGAAAGAAGAGGCTGTCTCTAATTGA
- a CDS encoding Ribosomal protein L31 (Ribosomal protein L31; FUNCTIONS IN: structural constituent of ribosome; INVOLVED IN: translation; LOCATED IN: ribosome, intracellular; CONTAINS InterPro DOMAIN/s: Ribosomal protein L31 (InterPro:IPR002150); Has 30201 Blast hits to 17322 proteins in 780 species: Archae - 12; Bacteria - 1396; Metazoa - 17338; Fungi - 3422; Plants - 5037; Viruses - 0; Other Eukaryotes - 2996 (source: NCBI BLink).): MKKGLHPQMQWISYVTQSGRLMHVMMTRIHHVGKVYHFGAKRQMAQSIGQIAKFKRRFNEQEAEAAEENNNENQNK; encoded by the coding sequence ATGAAGAAAGGATTGCACCCACAAATGCAATGGATCTCTTATGTGACACAGAGCGGTAGATTGATGCACGTGATGATGACAAGAATCCACCATGTTGGCAAAGTTTATCACTTTGGAGCTAAGCGTCAAATGGCTCAAAGCATTGGTCAGATTGCCAAGTTCAAGCGTAGGTTTAACGAGCAAGAGGCAGAAGCTGCCGAGGAGAACAACAACGAGAACCAGAACAAGTAG
- the CNX5 gene encoding co-factor for nitrate, reductase and xanthine dehydrogenase 5 (''co-factor for nitrate, reductase and xanthine dehydrogenase 5'' (CNX5); FUNCTIONS IN: Mo-molybdopterin cofactor sulfurase activity; INVOLVED IN: metabolic process; LOCATED IN: cellular_component unknown; EXPRESSED IN: 22 plant structures; EXPRESSED DURING: 13 growth stages; CONTAINS InterPro DOMAIN/s: Rhodanese-like (InterPro:IPR001763), Molybdenum cofactor biosynthesis, MoeB (InterPro:IPR009036), UBA/THIF-type NAD/FAD binding fold (InterPro:IPR000594), NAD(P)-binding domain (InterPro:IPR016040), MoeZ/MoeB (InterPro:IPR007901); BEST Arabidopsis thaliana protein match is: SUMO-activating enzyme 2 (TAIR:AT2G21470.2); Has 1807 Blast hits to 1807 proteins in 277 species: Archae - 0; Bacteria - 0; Metazoa - 736; Fungi - 347; Plants - 385; Viruses - 0; Other Eukaryotes - 339 (source: NCBI BLink).), with amino-acid sequence MMSNGGDSSEIVRELEELKLKKAEIEHRISTLEAKLQDTAAVELYDAVSNGDSYLTAPELEHGLSPDQIYRYSRQLLLPSFAVEGQSNLLKSSVLVIGAGGLGSPALLYLAACGVGQLGIIDHDVVELNNMHRQIIHTEAFIGHPKVKSAAAACRSINSTIKVDEYVEALRTSNALEILSQYDIIVDATDNPPSRYMISDCCVLLGKPLVSGAALGMEGQLTVYNHNGGPCYRCLFPTPPPTSACQRCSDSGVLGVVPGVIGCLQALETIKLASLVGEPLSERMLLFDALSARMRIVKIRGRSSQCTVCGDNSSFNKQTFKDFDYEDFTQFPLFAGPLNLLPAESRISSKEFKEILQKKEQHVLLDVRPSHHYKIVSLPDSLNIPLANLETRLNELTSALKEKGNGHANTESCTNPSVFVVCRRGNDSQRAVQYLRESGFDSAKDIIGGLEAWAANVNPNFPTY; translated from the exons ATGATGTCCAACGGTGGTGATTCGTCGGAAATTGTCCGGGAACTGGAAGAGTTAAAGCTCAAGAAGGCAGAAATAGAGCACCGTATTTCGACCCTCGAAGCTAAGCTCCAGGATACGGCGGCAGTTGAACTGTACGACGCCGTATCCAACGGTGACTCTTATCTGACGGCACCGGAGCTTGAACATGGGTTATCTCCAGATCAGATTTACCGTTATAGTCGTCAACTGTTACTTCCTTCGTTTGCTGTTGAAG GGCAGTCAAATCTTTTGAAGTCTTCGGTATTAGTTATTGGAGCAGGAGGACTAGGTTCACCTGCCTTATTGTATCTTGCAGCATGTGGTGTTG GTCAGTTGGGTATTATCGATCATGATGTTGTAGAGCTCAACAATATGCATAGGCAG ATTATACACACAGAAGCATTTATTGGACATCCCAAAGTGAaatctgctgctgctgcttgTCGCTC GATAAATTCAACGATCAAAGTTGATGAATATGTGGAAGCTCTTCGCACTTCCAATGCTTTGGAAATCCTCAGCCA ATATGATATCATAGTCGATGCGACTGATAATCCTCCAAGCCGTTACATGATCAGTGATTGTTGTGTCTTGTTAGGAAAG CCTTTGGTGTCGGGTGCTGCGCTTGGTATGGAAGGGCAG CTTACGGTTTATAATCATAACGGAGGCCCGTGTTACCGGTGTCTTTTTCCCACTCCTCCACCTACCTCAGCGTGCCAAAGATGTTCTGATAGTGGAGTTCTTGGAGTAG TGCCAGGTGTTATTGGTTGTCTACAAGCGCTAGAGACAATTAAACTCGCAAGCCTGGTGGGAGAACCACTCTCTGAACGGATGCTTCTTTTTGATGCTTTATCAGCAAGGATGCGCATT GTCAAGATCAGAGGCAGGTCATCACAGTGCACCGTGTGTGGAGACAATTCATCTTTCAATAAGCaaacttttaaagattttgacTATGAGGACTTCACTCAATTTCCTTTATTTGCG GGCCCATTGAACCTGCTTCCTGCAGAATCAAGAATTAGCAGCAAGGAGTTCAAAGAAATTCTTCAAAAGAAGGAACAACATGTTCTGCTCGATGTTCGACCTTCACATCACTATAAGATTGTCTCTCTCCCGGATTCACTCAACATCCCTCTTGCAAACTTAGAGACTCGGTTAAACGAGCTTACTTCAGCTCTTAAAGAAAAGGGAAATGGCCATGCGAACACTGAATCTTGCACAAATCCTAGTGTCTTCGTTGTATGCAGACGCGGGAATGATTCACAAAGAGCTGTTCAATATCTTCGTGAGTCGGGTTTTGATTCGGCTAAGGATATAATTGGAGGACTGGAAGCTTGGGCAGCCAATGTCAACCCCAACTTCCCCACCTACTAG
- the CNX5 gene encoding co-factor for nitrate, reductase and xanthine dehydrogenase 5 (''co-factor for nitrate, reductase and xanthine dehydrogenase 5'' (CNX5); FUNCTIONS IN: Mo-molybdopterin cofactor sulfurase activity; INVOLVED IN: metabolic process; LOCATED IN: cellular_component unknown; EXPRESSED IN: 22 plant structures; EXPRESSED DURING: 13 growth stages; CONTAINS InterPro DOMAIN/s: Rhodanese-like (InterPro:IPR001763), UBA/THIF-type NAD/FAD binding fold (InterPro:IPR000594), Molybdenum cofactor biosynthesis, MoeB (InterPro:IPR009036), NAD(P)-binding domain (InterPro:IPR016040), MoeZ/MoeB (InterPro:IPR007901); BEST Arabidopsis thaliana protein match is: SUMO-activating enzyme 2 (TAIR:AT2G21470.2); Has 14042 Blast hits to 14039 proteins in 2395 species: Archae - 240; Bacteria - 9204; Metazoa - 714; Fungi - 607; Plants - 341; Viruses - 0; Other Eukaryotes - 2936 (source: NCBI BLink).), translated as MMSNGGDSSEIVRELEELKLKKAEIEHRISTLEAKLQDTAAVELYDAVSNGDSYLTAPELEHGLSPDQIYRYSRQLLLPSFAVEACGVGQLGIIDHDVVELNNMHRQIIHTEAFIGHPKVKSAAAACRSINSTIKVDEYVEALRTSNALEILSQYDIIVDATDNPPSRYMISDCCVLLGKPLVSGAALGMEGQLTVYNHNGGPCYRCLFPTPPPTSACQRCSDSGVLGVVPGVIGCLQALETIKLASLVGEPLSERMLLFDALSARMRIVKIRGRSSQCTVCGDNSSFNKQTFKDFDYEDFTQFPLFAGPLNLLPAESRISSKEFKEILQKKEQHVLLDVRPSHHYKIVSLPDSLNIPLANLETRLNELTSALKEKGNGHANTESCTNPSVFVVCRRGNDSQRAVQYLRESGFDSAKDIIGGLEAWAANVNPNFPTY; from the exons ATGATGTCCAACGGTGGTGATTCGTCGGAAATTGTCCGGGAACTGGAAGAGTTAAAGCTCAAGAAGGCAGAAATAGAGCACCGTATTTCGACCCTCGAAGCTAAGCTCCAGGATACGGCGGCAGTTGAACTGTACGACGCCGTATCCAACGGTGACTCTTATCTGACGGCACCGGAGCTTGAACATGGGTTATCTCCAGATCAGATTTACCGTTATAGTCGTCAACTGTTACTTCCTTCGTTTGCTGTTGAAG CATGTGGTGTTG GTCAGTTGGGTATTATCGATCATGATGTTGTAGAGCTCAACAATATGCATAGGCAG ATTATACACACAGAAGCATTTATTGGACATCCCAAAGTGAaatctgctgctgctgcttgTCGCTC GATAAATTCAACGATCAAAGTTGATGAATATGTGGAAGCTCTTCGCACTTCCAATGCTTTGGAAATCCTCAGCCA ATATGATATCATAGTCGATGCGACTGATAATCCTCCAAGCCGTTACATGATCAGTGATTGTTGTGTCTTGTTAGGAAAG CCTTTGGTGTCGGGTGCTGCGCTTGGTATGGAAGGGCAG CTTACGGTTTATAATCATAACGGAGGCCCGTGTTACCGGTGTCTTTTTCCCACTCCTCCACCTACCTCAGCGTGCCAAAGATGTTCTGATAGTGGAGTTCTTGGAGTAG TGCCAGGTGTTATTGGTTGTCTACAAGCGCTAGAGACAATTAAACTCGCAAGCCTGGTGGGAGAACCACTCTCTGAACGGATGCTTCTTTTTGATGCTTTATCAGCAAGGATGCGCATT GTCAAGATCAGAGGCAGGTCATCACAGTGCACCGTGTGTGGAGACAATTCATCTTTCAATAAGCaaacttttaaagattttgacTATGAGGACTTCACTCAATTTCCTTTATTTGCG GGCCCATTGAACCTGCTTCCTGCAGAATCAAGAATTAGCAGCAAGGAGTTCAAAGAAATTCTTCAAAAGAAGGAACAACATGTTCTGCTCGATGTTCGACCTTCACATCACTATAAGATTGTCTCTCTCCCGGATTCACTCAACATCCCTCTTGCAAACTTAGAGACTCGGTTAAACGAGCTTACTTCAGCTCTTAAAGAAAAGGGAAATGGCCATGCGAACACTGAATCTTGCACAAATCCTAGTGTCTTCGTTGTATGCAGACGCGGGAATGATTCACAAAGAGCTGTTCAATATCTTCGTGAGTCGGGTTTTGATTCGGCTAAGGATATAATTGGAGGACTGGAAGCTTGGGCAGCCAATGTCAACCCCAACTTCCCCACCTACTAG
- the CNX5 gene encoding co-factor for nitrate, reductase and xanthine dehydrogenase 5 — MFCFIFCCIRLGQLGIIDHDVVELNNMHRQIIHTEAFIGHPKVKSAAAACRSINSTIKVDEYVEALRTSNALEILSQYDIIVDATDNPPSRYMISDCCVLLGKPLVSGAALGMEGQLTVYNHNGGPCYRCLFPTPPPTSACQRCSDSGVLGVVPGVIGCLQALETIKLASLVGEPLSERMLLFDALSARMRIVKIRGRSSQCTVCGDNSSFNKQTFKDFDYEDFTQFPLFAGPLNLLPAESRISSKEFKEILQKKEQHVLLDVRPSHHYKIVSLPDSLNIPLANLETRLNELTSALKEKGNGHANTESCTNPSVFVVCRRGNDSQRAVQYLRESGFDSAKDIIGGLEAWAANVNPNFPTY, encoded by the exons ATGTtctgtttcatcttttgttgtaTTCGTTTAGGTCAGTTGGGTATTATCGATCATGATGTTGTAGAGCTCAACAATATGCATAGGCAG ATTATACACACAGAAGCATTTATTGGACATCCCAAAGTGAaatctgctgctgctgcttgTCGCTC GATAAATTCAACGATCAAAGTTGATGAATATGTGGAAGCTCTTCGCACTTCCAATGCTTTGGAAATCCTCAGCCA ATATGATATCATAGTCGATGCGACTGATAATCCTCCAAGCCGTTACATGATCAGTGATTGTTGTGTCTTGTTAGGAAAG CCTTTGGTGTCGGGTGCTGCGCTTGGTATGGAAGGGCAG CTTACGGTTTATAATCATAACGGAGGCCCGTGTTACCGGTGTCTTTTTCCCACTCCTCCACCTACCTCAGCGTGCCAAAGATGTTCTGATAGTGGAGTTCTTGGAGTAG TGCCAGGTGTTATTGGTTGTCTACAAGCGCTAGAGACAATTAAACTCGCAAGCCTGGTGGGAGAACCACTCTCTGAACGGATGCTTCTTTTTGATGCTTTATCAGCAAGGATGCGCATT GTCAAGATCAGAGGCAGGTCATCACAGTGCACCGTGTGTGGAGACAATTCATCTTTCAATAAGCaaacttttaaagattttgacTATGAGGACTTCACTCAATTTCCTTTATTTGCG GGCCCATTGAACCTGCTTCCTGCAGAATCAAGAATTAGCAGCAAGGAGTTCAAAGAAATTCTTCAAAAGAAGGAACAACATGTTCTGCTCGATGTTCGACCTTCACATCACTATAAGATTGTCTCTCTCCCGGATTCACTCAACATCCCTCTTGCAAACTTAGAGACTCGGTTAAACGAGCTTACTTCAGCTCTTAAAGAAAAGGGAAATGGCCATGCGAACACTGAATCTTGCACAAATCCTAGTGTCTTCGTTGTATGCAGACGCGGGAATGATTCACAAAGAGCTGTTCAATATCTTCGTGAGTCGGGTTTTGATTCGGCTAAGGATATAATTGGAGGACTGGAAGCTTGGGCAGCCAATGTCAACCCCAACTTCCCCACCTACTAG
- a CDS encoding Protein of unknown function (PD694200) (LOCATED IN: endomembrane system; BEST Arabidopsis thaliana protein match is: Defensin-like (DEFL) family protein (TAIR:AT5G55132.1); Has 44 Blast hits to 44 proteins in 2 species: Archae - 0; Bacteria - 0; Metazoa - 0; Fungi - 0; Plants - 44; Viruses - 0; Other Eukaryotes - 0 (source: NCBI BLink).) encodes MTTKMVSSHRLLTLMVFALLLIPMISGQSSKCTKGCTSTPECNIKCMKKGGGHCQAYIGRSHGRLAIENYCCCNNYSNSPISSPVMN; translated from the exons atgacAACCAAAATGGTTTCATCTCATCGACTACTCACGTTGATGGTGTTTGCTCTCCTCCTCATACCTATGATTTCTG GACAATCATCAAAATGTACAAAAGGATGTACGAGCACACCAGAATGCAATATAAAATGCATGAAGAAAGGCGGAGGGCATTGTCAAGCATATATAGGCAGAAGTCACGGCCGATTGGCTATTGAAAATTATTGTTGCTGcaataattattcaaattcTCCCATCTCCAGTCCGGTCATGAATTGA
- a CDS encoding Defensin-like (DEFL) family protein (Defensin-like (DEFL) family protein; FUNCTIONS IN: molecular_function unknown; INVOLVED IN: biological_process unknown; LOCATED IN: endomembrane system; BEST Arabidopsis thaliana protein match is: Protein of unknown function (PD694200) (TAIR:AT5G55131.1); Has 25 Blast hits to 25 proteins in 2 species: Archae - 0; Bacteria - 0; Metazoa - 0; Fungi - 0; Plants - 25; Viruses - 0; Other Eukaryotes - 0 (source: NCBI BLink).), whose translation MVASHRLLTLMVFALLTIPMISGLISDKCTEGCKSTIGCNTRCMMRGGGYCESAKIHGAVKIFCCCNNYSNSPISSPVIN comes from the exons ATGGTTGCATCTCATCGATTACTTACGTTGATGGTGTTTGCTCTCCTCACCATACCTATGATTTCTG GACTAATTTCAGATAAATGTACGGAAGGATGTAAAAGCACAATAGGATGCAATACAAGATGCATGATGAGAGGCGGAGGGTATTGTGAAAGCGCTAAAATTCACGGGgctgttaaaatattttgttgctGCAACAATTATTCTAATTCTCCCATCTCCAGTCCGGTCATCAATTGA
- a CDS encoding uncharacterized protein (unknown protein; Has 30201 Blast hits to 17322 proteins in 780 species: Archae - 12; Bacteria - 1396; Metazoa - 17338; Fungi - 3422; Plants - 5037; Viruses - 0; Other Eukaryotes - 2996 (source: NCBI BLink).) translates to MLRNYVNPKSISKPNITTSCIYSFYLKRGSASGGREEGRASSTAEEFTRQGVASQTVEKAFDGAAVAVNVSGDSEADVEKVKEAFLDKKDYNYKKRPEDDDDGLPINTAKGI, encoded by the exons ATGTTGAGAAATTATGTGAACCCAAAATCAATCTCCAAGCCTAATATAACAACATCATGTATTTACTCTTTTTATCTCAAG AGAGGAAGTGCGAGTGGAGGGAGGGAAGAAGGAAGAGCTTCTTCGACGGCGGAGGAGTTCACAAGACAAGGTGTTGCTAGCCAAACAGTTGAGAAGGCTTTTGACGGAGCTGCGGTGGCGGTAAACGTCTCCGGTGATTCTGAGGCGGATGTGGAGAAGGTGAAAGAGGCGTTTTTAGATAAGAAAGACTATAATTATAAGAAGAGAcctgaggatgatgatgatggtttgCCTATCAACACGGCTAAAGGAATATAA
- a CDS encoding ribosomal protein L30 family protein (ribosomal protein L30 family protein; FUNCTIONS IN: structural constituent of ribosome; INVOLVED IN: translation, ribosome biogenesis; LOCATED IN: ribosome, large ribosomal subunit; EXPRESSED IN: 22 plant structures; EXPRESSED DURING: 13 growth stages; CONTAINS InterPro DOMAIN/s: Ribosomal protein L30p/L7e, conserved region (InterPro:IPR000517), Ribosomal protein L30, bacterial-type (InterPro:IPR005996), Ribosomal protein L30, ferredoxin-like fold domain (InterPro:IPR016082); Has 30201 Blast hits to 17322 proteins in 780 species: Archae - 12; Bacteria - 1396; Metazoa - 17338; Fungi - 3422; Plants - 5037; Viruses - 0; Other Eukaryotes - 2996 (source: NCBI BLink).), with translation MSGFRAFKAQVPIEWSQSLYITLVRGLPGTRKLHRRTLEAMGLRRCHRTVLHSNNSSIRGMIDQVKRMVVVETEEMYNARKEAEANHKALRPPLVVSHSSPATDSSNMS, from the exons atgagtGGTTTTAGAGCTTTCAAAGCACAAGTGCCTATTGAATGGAGCCAGAGCTTGTACATAACCTTAGTAAGAGGTCTCCCTGGAACAAGGAAGCTTCACAGACGAACACTTGAAGCTATGGGACTTCGTAGATGTCATCGTACTGTTTTGCATTCAAACAATTCATCCATTAGGGGAATGATTGATCAG GTTAAAAGGATGGTTGTTgttgaaacagaagaaatgtACAATGCTCGTAAAGAAGCAGAAGCCAACCACAAAGCTTTGCGCCCGCCTCTCGTTGTCAGTCATTCGAGTCCTGCAACAGATTCATCCAACATGTCTTGA